Genomic DNA from Fibrobacter sp.:
ATGAAATTTGCAAGTTGATCGTGATCGGGTAAGTACCAGCCGTCGGGACAAATCCCCTGAACCTCATCGGGCCAAGACTGTACGCAGTTTCTTCCGTCTCCGCATTCTTGCGGATTTTTATCATCCGTTGCAAATTTTACAGAGTCGATTGCCGCTGCCCAAGTGTAAAGGCGGCCGAATTTTTCACAATTGTCGGGGCTGTTGTCATAACACCAGCTTTTTCCTTTTAGGCTTGGTGTCTTTAGACTGTCGGCGTAATTCAAATTTTCTGCCATCCACCATGTGTTCTTGATTTTTACGGTTTTGTAACTTTTCCCGTCGCGCTCGTCCTGTAAAGTTCCGTATATGCAGTTGTCTTCCGCCTCTGTTTTGCAGGAAATGACATCATCTTTTTCTGAACTGCTTGATGTTTCATTAGAAGAACTATTCGTTACTGAACTACTTGATTCAACCTTTGCTGAGGATAGCCCTATATTCAGGGAGTCTTGGGAAGACGAACTTTGGATGGAACTTGAAGAATTGAAACTGTCAATATCCCAATCAGAATCATTGTCTGATGTGTTGTTACTGGAGTCGTCGCTGCAGGACCAGATAAATAAAGAAATCAAACCAAGGAGAAAAATCTTTTTCATAGTAAAGAATATATCCTTAAATTTTACTTCCTGCAATAACTGACGGCAGTTGTTATAAACGAGAGTGCGGTGAGGAGAAGTCCGGCGAAGACGGTGCCGTTCCAACCCCAGAGCGTCCAGAAGGAGCCGGAAAGGAATGTGCCCAGGGAGCCGCCGATAAAGTAAATGGTCATGAAGATGGTGTTCATGCGGCTGGTGGCTTCGGGGCAGAGTTTCATGACGGAACTTTGATTACCCAGCTGGATAAATTGCATGCCGATATCGATGAGGATGATGCCCGCGATGATGGCGGCGTAGCTGTTGCTTCCGAAGTAGAAGGTGGCCCAGGCGGCGGCCATGAGGAAGTTGCCTGCGTTGCAGAATTTTTCTACGCCGAAGCGTTTGATGTACTTGCCGATGCGAGAAGCGGTCAGGGCGCCGGCGATTCCGCAGAGTCCCAGAAGCCCAACGGTTTTGCTGTCCTGGAAGAAGGGGGCCTGCTTCATACGGAAGGCGAGGCATGCCCACAGCGCTAAAAAGGAGCCGAAGGCAAATCCCGAGCGGATGCTGTAGATTCGTGCCTGGGAGAACTGCACAAAAAGTTCCCCGATGGATTTCAGCATGCTGAAAAATGTGCCTCGGTAAGTGGTGGGTACGTTGGGCAATGCCTTGAACACAACTGCGGTAGACGTCAGCATCATGGCGGCTGCAATGAGGAACATGGAACGCCAGCCAAGCCATTCGCCCACAAGTCCGCTGCACACGCGGGAGGCGAGAATTCCTGTAAGGAGGCCGCTTAAGACCATGCCGGTTTTCAGTTCCTTTTCGTCAGGCCTTGAAAACAGGGAAACCATGGGCATAAAGATTTGCGGCGTCACGGAGCAGATGCCAGTAACGAAGGAACCTGCCAGAAGCATCACGGCGTTTGTAGAAAAGTAGATGGAGAAAAGCCCGAAAATCAGCAGGGTGAAATTTGCTAGCACGATGCGGCGGCGGTCAATCATGTCGCCCAGCGGCACGATAAAAAGCAGGCCCAGGGCGTAACCCACCTGTGTGAGCACCGGCATGAGATTCACATAGAATTCCGAAATCCCCATGTCCATGCGGATCATGTTCAGCAGGGGCTGGCAGTAATAAATGTTCGCCACCGAAATGCCCGCCATAATGGCAAGCATCAACGTGAGGGAACGGGGAATTCCTGCGTGTGGCTTAAGGGTGAACATCGAAAAACGAGAGCGTCGCGGATTTTTTGAAGCGAGTTAAGGACAGCGCACCAGCACTTTTTTCTTTTGCAAGAAGTCGATGCATTCTTCGGCGGTGGCCTTGTTTGAATCAAAGAGGAAAATGCGGCCGCCGTTGGGGTCGCCCATTTCCTTCAGCTTCATGATGCGGACGTAGCCAAGTTCCAGGCTGCCTACGTAGCCGGTGACGTAATCGGGATCATCGCTGATGCAAAGTTCTGCAACGATGCCGGGAGCGTTCGCCACCTTGGTGGCAAGGACGATGGCTTCGTTAAAATGATTTTTATTTGCGCTGGGAGCGGCTCCCGTTTCGCGGGCGTCCACGGTGTTGGACTTTAGAGCGTCCATGTAGGTGGCGCGAACTCCTCGTTCCTGATTTGGTTCCAGGCGGTTGCCGGTGCGGATGTCGTACAGCATGGCCCCGCGCATGGGGAAAGTGGCTCGGAGAAGTTCCGGGAGTTGCTGGCGGAAGTCGGCGAGGAATGCTGGATTCTTCGCTTCGCTCAGAATGACACTATTGTTGTGTGCTGCCTTGGCGACGGATTTTTCCACCAGCTCGAATGCTTTTTCTAAACCTTCCTGCCAGGTGTCAACATCGATGCGGGTCACGGGAAGCGCGTCCAGAATCTGGATTTCTTCTTTGGGGACTTTCTCGATCTTGATGTTGATTTTGTCGGGATCGCCCTTGGGGTGATTCATGGCGCGGCGCACCATGGCCTGGCAAACTTCTTCTACAGCGTCACGAGTGACGATGCGTTCAGCACCGGAAATATGCTGCTCGCGGGTGGGGCGACTTCCGTCTGCAAGAACTTCGGCGGTTTCGTCCTCGACCTCTTCAGAGGCGCGCATTTTTAAGCTGTAGTAGTCCATAATTTTTCCAAGTTGAAATTTAGAAAAATATGGCTGGTTGAATTTTGTGCGATACTATTTTTTGAAAATAGATGTAATCGCCAAGGTGTCTTTGGTGTCATCCTGAGAAATAATCAAATTCCAGGTGATTGTGGTATCATTTTCTGGATGGAATCTGTTATTAAACACGTAAGTTAAGGGGGTTGGGGAACTTATGGGATATTGTTTTACGATAGGTGATGTTGCCTGGATTGTGATAAATGCTAGGTAAACATCCACGGATTTTGGAAGTCCTTCAAAGTTCAAGGTTCCATAAACTTGAACATCGAGAGTAGTGTCTGCAGGAATTTCTTTGAACTTTTCTCGAATGGCGCTAGTGTCTGCTTTCGGAGCTTCGGCTTTATAGGGAATTACGTTGGTTGCTAAAGCGTTTTCGCCATAGTTAACGAAAATGGTATCTCGATGAACGATGTTTGTGTGGATTGTTTTTGTGGTATATGTGGTGTCGTAAAGAATTTCTTGGTCATAGCAAATCTTTGGACAGGTGTCACATGTGTCAATGAAAACTAGAGGACCGTCAATGGGCATCCATTGAATGTCAATAGGTTTATAAATAATAGTCGAATCGCGATATAGCTCGGGGGGTGTTAAAATAGTTAAGTCTGATGAATAACAAGACATAACCATATCCCCATCAAAATGACATTTGGTGGAAAAGGTATCCGCAGTCAATGTGTCCAATGTTCCAAGGGAATCTTTCTCGTACACGAAGCTGATGTATTGCAGACTGGTTTCGGTAGTGTCGTTCACGGAGTCTGTATAGACTGTAATTTGATGCCGTATCGTGTCGATAACGGTTTTGTCGCAAGGCCTTGCCTCCCAACTTGTCTGGCTGTTTGATGATTGACTATTCTGGGTGCTGTTTGGACTTGCGGAATTGTCGTTGTCGCCACAGGCAATTAAACTTGCAAAGAACGCAAGCAAACCGATAAAGATGAAATTTTGTTTATATGCCATATTCATTCCTCCTAAATCAAAAATAAATCCGTTTTTAGAAGAATGTGACGGGGACAATGTAAGTTGCAAAAGCCCGTGCAGTAAATCACGAACTTTTGTGTTTACTCGTGGAATTCGTCATCGCTGACGGGGCCAGGTTCACATTGGCCTATCATCTTGATGGCTTCGCAAATCTGGTCGATTTCTGCGTCGCTTGTAATGAGGGGTGGCATGGTATAGACGCAGTTGCAGAAGGGGCGAATCCACACGCCAGTTTCCTTGATGACGCGGAGAATGTCGTCGGAGGTGGGGATGGCCTTCAGTTCCAGGCAGCCGATGGCTCCGAGAACGCGGACGTCTGCTGCGTTTTCCAGATTGCGAAGAGGTTCCAGGTTGGCGCGGAGGCGTGCTTCGATTTTTGCAACGCGGGAGCCATAGTCGCGACTTTCAAATAAGTTCAAAGAAGCGATGCCTGCAGCGCATGCCAGCGGGTTTGCCATGTAGGTGGGACCGTGCATGAATGCGGAAATCTTGCTGTTGGTAATGGTGTCTGCCACCATTTCGGAGGCGACGCATGCCGCCATGGTAATGTGGCCACCGGTAAGGGCCTTGCCGATGGTCATAATATCCGGCAGAACGTCTTCGCTGCCCGAGGCGCTCCAGGCGTGTTCCATGCCCCACTTGGGACCAGTACGGAAAAATCCTGCGGCGATTTCATCGAAGATCAGCAGGATGCCTTTTTCATCACAAAGCTTGCGCAGTCTTCTTAAATAGCCTGCATTGTAGAGCCACATGCCGTTTCCGCCCTGGAAAACGGGCTCGCAAATAATGGCTGCAATTTCATTTTCGTGTTCGGCAACCACCTGCTCCATGCTTTCAAAATCGCGGTCGTCCCATTCACCGTCGGCGCGACAGTTGGGGCGTTCTGCAAAATAATGCTGAGGCATGATTCCGCGGAACAGCGTGTGCATTCCATCGGGGTCGCTTAAAGCCATTGCACCTGCGGTGTCGCCGTGGTATCCGCCCTTTAAAGCGACCAGTTTGCAGCGTTCGGGTCTACCCAAAGCATATTGGTACTGTACCGCCATCTTGGCGGCGCATTCCACAGCGATGCTGCCGGAATCTGCATAGAAAATCTTGTTCAGTCCCTTGGGCAAGAACTTCACCAGCTTTTCCCCAAGTTCGATGGCGGGTTCATGTGTGAATCCGCCGAACATCACGTGGCTCAACTTTTCGCTCTGCTTGCGAATTGCTTCTGTAATTTCGGGAGCGTTGTGGCCGTGGGCCACGCACCACCAGCTGGAAACGGCATCGATCAGTTCCAAGCCGTCGGCGGTGTGGATCTTTGTGCCTTGTGCAGATGTTGCCAAGAAACGTGCCGGCGTATTGCGCAG
This window encodes:
- a CDS encoding fibrobacter succinogenes major paralogous domain-containing protein — translated: MKKIFLLGLISLFIWSCSDDSSNNTSDNDSDWDIDSFNSSSSIQSSSSQDSLNIGLSSAKVESSSSVTNSSSNETSSSSEKDDVISCKTEAEDNCIYGTLQDERDGKSYKTVKIKNTWWMAENLNYADSLKTPSLKGKSWCYDNSPDNCEKFGRLYTWAAAIDSVKFATDDKNPQECGDGRNCVQSWPDEVQGICPDGWYLPDHDQLANFIIDVGGYATAGVTLKSQSGWYNDGNGSDAIGFNVLPSGIRFENGSFDSLGAVFWGSTEVMSGATTLYFYYDYEYAGLLDQEKSYAFSIRCVKD
- a CDS encoding MFS transporter, whose amino-acid sequence is MFTLKPHAGIPRSLTLMLAIMAGISVANIYYCQPLLNMIRMDMGISEFYVNLMPVLTQVGYALGLLFIVPLGDMIDRRRIVLANFTLLIFGLFSIYFSTNAVMLLAGSFVTGICSVTPQIFMPMVSLFSRPDEKELKTGMVLSGLLTGILASRVCSGLVGEWLGWRSMFLIAAAMMLTSTAVVFKALPNVPTTYRGTFFSMLKSIGELFVQFSQARIYSIRSGFAFGSFLALWACLAFRMKQAPFFQDSKTVGLLGLCGIAGALTASRIGKYIKRFGVEKFCNAGNFLMAAAWATFYFGSNSYAAIIAGIILIDIGMQFIQLGNQSSVMKLCPEATSRMNTIFMTIYFIGGSLGTFLSGSFWTLWGWNGTVFAGLLLTALSFITTAVSYCRK
- a CDS encoding 6-carboxyhexanoate--CoA ligase yields the protein MDYYSLKMRASEEVEDETAEVLADGSRPTREQHISGAERIVTRDAVEEVCQAMVRRAMNHPKGDPDKINIKIEKVPKEEIQILDALPVTRIDVDTWQEGLEKAFELVEKSVAKAAHNNSVILSEAKNPAFLADFRQQLPELLRATFPMRGAMLYDIRTGNRLEPNQERGVRATYMDALKSNTVDARETGAAPSANKNHFNEAIVLATKVANAPGIVAELCISDDPDYVTGYVGSLELGYVRIMKLKEMGDPNGGRIFLFDSNKATAEECIDFLQKKKVLVRCP
- the bioA gene encoding adenosylmethionine--8-amino-7-oxononanoate transaminase produces the protein MKNLDALQKFDSEHLWHPYAALRNTPARFLATSAQGTKIHTADGLELIDAVSSWWCVAHGHNAPEITEAIRKQSEKLSHVMFGGFTHEPAIELGEKLVKFLPKGLNKIFYADSGSIAVECAAKMAVQYQYALGRPERCKLVALKGGYHGDTAGAMALSDPDGMHTLFRGIMPQHYFAERPNCRADGEWDDRDFESMEQVVAEHENEIAAIICEPVFQGGNGMWLYNAGYLRRLRKLCDEKGILLIFDEIAAGFFRTGPKWGMEHAWSASGSEDVLPDIMTIGKALTGGHITMAACVASEMVADTITNSKISAFMHGPTYMANPLACAAGIASLNLFESRDYGSRVAKIEARLRANLEPLRNLENAADVRVLGAIGCLELKAIPTSDDILRVIKETGVWIRPFCNCVYTMPPLITSDAEIDQICEAIKMIGQCEPGPVSDDEFHE